A region of Bacillus cabrialesii DNA encodes the following proteins:
- the rmgP gene encoding polygalacturonan/rhamnogalacturonan ABC transporter permease produces the protein MKTAEAQAPAVDAVIFKKEKRKRLLSKLIQQKYLYLMILPGCIYFLLFKYVPMWGIVIAFQDYQPFLGILGSEWVGLKHFIRLFTEPTFFLLLKNTLVLFALNLVIFFPVPILLALLLNEVRIALFKKFVQTLIYIPHFMSWVIVVSLSFVLLTVDGGLINELIVFFGGEKINFLLNEEWFRPLYILQVIWREAGWSTIIYLAAMTAVDPQLYEAAKMDGAGRLRQMWHITLPAIKSVIVVLLILKIGDTLELGFEHVYLLLNATNREVAEIFDTYVYTAGLKQGQFSYSTAVGVFKAAVGLILVMLANRLAKKFGEEGIY, from the coding sequence ATGAAAACAGCAGAAGCGCAAGCGCCGGCTGTTGATGCAGTCATTTTTAAAAAAGAAAAAAGAAAGCGCTTACTAAGCAAGTTGATCCAGCAGAAATATTTGTACTTGATGATTTTGCCGGGGTGTATTTACTTTTTGCTTTTTAAGTATGTCCCGATGTGGGGAATCGTGATTGCGTTTCAAGATTATCAGCCGTTTCTCGGCATTTTGGGCAGTGAGTGGGTCGGGCTGAAGCATTTTATCAGGCTGTTTACAGAGCCCACATTTTTTCTCCTGTTAAAAAACACGCTCGTGTTATTTGCTTTGAACCTGGTTATATTTTTCCCGGTGCCGATTTTGCTGGCGCTTCTATTAAACGAAGTGCGGATCGCTCTTTTTAAAAAATTTGTTCAGACACTGATTTATATCCCGCATTTTATGTCTTGGGTCATTGTAGTATCTCTGTCGTTTGTGCTTTTAACAGTAGACGGAGGCTTGATTAATGAACTGATTGTGTTTTTTGGCGGCGAAAAAATCAATTTTCTGCTGAATGAAGAATGGTTCCGGCCCCTGTATATTCTGCAGGTCATTTGGAGGGAAGCGGGCTGGTCAACGATCATTTATCTGGCGGCCATGACAGCGGTGGATCCCCAGCTGTATGAAGCGGCGAAAATGGACGGAGCGGGACGGCTGCGGCAAATGTGGCATATCACGCTGCCCGCCATTAAAAGCGTCATCGTCGTGTTACTGATTTTGAAAATCGGAGATACGCTGGAGCTTGGCTTCGAGCATGTGTATTTGCTGTTAAACGCGACAAACAGGGAAGTGGCTGAAATTTTTGATACGTACGTTTACACTGCAGGGCTAAAACAGGGCCAGTTCAGCTACAGTACAGCGGTCGGCGTATTTAAAGCGGCGGTCGGGCTGA